A genome region from Winogradskyella helgolandensis includes the following:
- a CDS encoding T9SS type A sorting domain-containing protein, with the protein MKKITFFHEHLINTCFVSKTKLLLLFTLISALSYGQTFDWETGTLLSFGSSNQDIIAQQIVGGNEVNFSDPVNGTPILLGTFTQGTTGKAVMNQQPQQVVRLSFFPAIDIQSLKAFSADAGSTNWTFTPNNSSGNAVVTANVAQNAVSVNLNWTNVSSIDISLTNGSSQNFGVDDIVFSPYTPCTVTIPDANFKAYLVGNTAINTNGDTEIQCSEASAFTGAVIVNGLNISDLTGIEAFTNISILNCRDNALTSLDISQNTALLELYCQSNALSSLDVSTNTLLTRLWCDNNSSISSLDVSSNTALVVLSSGNNNLTSIDISSNTALVYLSCYNNSITSIDLSNNTVLVRVVLDFNSLTNLDISSNTALENLSFQSNTLSNLDLSSNTALKNIKGINNGLTSLDVSSNLALESLQIDDNSFISLDISNNTFLNVLQANNNSLTSLNVANGNNANFVQFNALNNQDLTCIQIDAAFTPPTTWQKDPTASYSDDCAALSVDGFNVNSISLQPNPTSSMLNIEMTQNIKQATVYSMLGKEVLKTQNKKLDVSSLENGVFLIKIEDENGNVSTKRFIKQ; encoded by the coding sequence ATGAAAAAAATTACATTTTTTCACGAACACTTAATCAATACATGTTTCGTGAGTAAAACAAAATTACTTTTATTATTTACGCTAATTTCTGCATTGAGTTATGGACAGACTTTTGATTGGGAGACAGGAACATTACTAAGTTTTGGTTCGTCTAATCAAGACATTATTGCACAACAAATTGTAGGTGGTAATGAAGTTAATTTTTCAGACCCTGTTAACGGTACACCTATTCTGTTAGGTACGTTTACTCAAGGCACTACAGGCAAGGCTGTTATGAATCAGCAACCTCAACAAGTTGTTCGATTAAGTTTTTTTCCTGCAATAGATATTCAAAGCCTCAAAGCTTTTTCTGCCGATGCAGGTAGTACTAACTGGACTTTTACGCCAAATAATAGTTCAGGTAATGCCGTTGTAACAGCGAATGTTGCTCAAAATGCTGTTTCAGTGAACTTAAATTGGACTAATGTTAGCAGCATAGATATATCATTAACTAATGGTAGTTCACAAAATTTTGGAGTTGATGATATTGTGTTTTCACCTTATACACCTTGCACAGTAACCATCCCAGACGCAAACTTTAAAGCTTACTTAGTTGGTAATACTGCCATAAACACCAATGGTGATACAGAAATACAATGTAGTGAGGCCAGTGCGTTTACTGGAGCCGTAATTGTTAATGGTTTAAATATTTCAGATTTAACAGGTATAGAGGCCTTTACAAATATTTCAATTTTAAATTGTCGAGATAATGCATTAACGAGTTTAGATATTTCTCAAAATACAGCTTTACTAGAATTGTATTGTCAATCTAACGCATTGTCTAGTTTAGATGTCTCAACAAACACGCTTTTAACCCGTCTTTGGTGTGATAATAATAGCAGTATTTCAAGTTTAGATGTATCATCTAATACAGCTTTAGTAGTATTATCTTCTGGTAACAATAATTTAACAAGTATAGATATATCTTCTAATACGGCTTTAGTTTATTTAAGTTGTTATAATAATAGTATCACAAGTATAGATCTCTCTAATAATACAGTTTTAGTTCGTGTCGTTTTAGACTTTAATAGTTTAACGAATCTAGATATATCATCAAATACTGCTTTAGAAAATCTATCCTTTCAATCTAATACTTTATCAAATTTAGACCTGTCATCAAATACAGCTTTAAAAAATATAAAGGGTATAAATAATGGTTTAACAAGTTTAGATGTATCGTCAAATTTAGCTCTAGAATCTTTACAGATTGATGATAATAGTTTTATAAGTTTAGATATATCAAACAACACCTTTTTAAATGTTTTACAAGCAAACAACAATTCCTTAACAAGTTTAAACGTTGCAAATGGAAACAATGCGAATTTTGTTCAATTTAATGCACTTAACAACCAAGATTTAACGTGCATTCAAATAGACGCAGCCTTCACACCACCAACAACTTGGCAAAAAGATCCAACAGCAAGTTATAGTGACGATTGCGCAGCATTAAGCGTAGATGGTTTTAATGTAAATTCAATCTCATTACAGCCAAACCCAACAAGTTCAATGTTAAATATAGAAATGACTCAAAACATAAAACAAGCAACTGTCTATTCTATGTTAGGTAAAGAAGTATTAAAAACTCAAAATAAAAAGCTAGATGTTTCAAGTCTAGAAAATGGTGTCTTTTTAATTAAAATTGAAGACGAAAACGGAAACGTTTCAACCAAACGTTTTATCAAGCAATAA
- a CDS encoding S41 family peptidase, with product MKSLFFIFSIVFLVCPLYAQNNAYIATDKAIADLDYTVKTIEEVHYNPYFKVSREQFNQNKKELLQEFSQDSITLKQFIATGMKLVSQMSGGHTVMDWQNPKIIPELKSYQFLPFSGKLINNHQDFVVTRSSILEIPNGTLIKSINGISIIDLYKECMSYLGGIESFKRVSCEKVLPLYLFFTDKIEAPYAIKINDMEQEVQTTGIEASELNTLMRKNQVASDYTFEIRNNNVGLISYNRCNDYDAFDAFLKETFKTIKEENITKLIIDIRENGGGDSGLNDLLLSYITTTPYRQSSGRFWKVSNLAKTTYKSNPVYEKHLGKEFLDTYTASENQSIIEDLESELTQPIKPKNFFEGTSCVLIGPSTFSSANFLADAVKTYKLSTLIGEATGEYTNDFGELLSFTLPNSSNYVYVSSTYDIGANGDSNIYEPVHPDIKVEDDVLSFAINWIQNID from the coding sequence ATGAAGTCGCTTTTTTTTATCTTTTCTATTGTCTTTCTAGTTTGTCCTTTATATGCTCAAAACAATGCCTATATCGCAACTGATAAAGCTATAGCAGATTTAGATTATACCGTTAAAACGATAGAAGAAGTCCATTACAATCCTTATTTTAAAGTAAGTAGGGAGCAATTCAATCAAAATAAAAAAGAACTACTACAGGAATTTAGCCAAGATTCAATCACGCTTAAACAATTTATTGCAACCGGAATGAAACTCGTGTCACAAATGAGCGGTGGTCATACGGTTATGGATTGGCAAAATCCTAAAATTATACCTGAATTAAAAAGTTACCAATTTCTACCTTTCTCAGGAAAATTAATCAATAACCATCAAGATTTTGTAGTGACGCGGTCGTCTATTTTAGAAATCCCAAATGGAACGCTTATTAAGTCTATAAATGGGATTAGTATCATTGATTTGTATAAAGAATGTATGTCTTATTTGGGCGGAATCGAATCTTTTAAACGTGTGTCTTGTGAAAAAGTATTACCACTCTATTTGTTTTTTACAGATAAAATAGAAGCTCCGTATGCCATAAAAATCAATGATATGGAACAAGAGGTTCAAACCACAGGAATAGAGGCTTCGGAGTTAAACACGTTAATGCGTAAAAACCAAGTGGCATCAGATTATACATTCGAAATTAGAAACAATAATGTTGGACTCATTTCTTATAACAGATGTAATGATTACGATGCCTTTGATGCGTTTTTAAAAGAAACATTTAAGACCATAAAAGAAGAAAATATTACGAAGCTCATAATTGATATTAGAGAAAATGGTGGAGGCGATTCGGGATTAAACGATTTGTTATTATCGTATATCACAACCACACCATACCGACAATCTAGTGGACGGTTTTGGAAAGTTAGCAATCTTGCTAAAACAACGTACAAAAGTAATCCTGTATACGAAAAACATCTAGGTAAAGAATTTTTAGATACATATACAGCATCAGAGAATCAATCCATTATTGAAGATCTTGAATCTGAATTAACACAACCCATAAAGCCGAAAAACTTTTTTGAAGGAACCAGTTGTGTTTTAATTGGTCCGAGTACATTTTCTAGTGCTAATTTTTTAGCAGATGCTGTAAAAACGTATAAGCTAAGTACATTAATAGGTGAAGCAACAGGAGAGTATACCAATGATTTTGGAGAACTATTAAGTTTCACACTTCCTAATTCTAGTAATTATGTTTACGTGAGTTCTACGTATGATATTGGCGCAAATGGCGATTCTAATATCTATGAGCCTGTTCATCCAGATATTAAAGTCGAAGACGATGTGCTTTCTTTCGCCATAAATTGGATTCAAAATATTGACTAA
- a CDS encoding LytR/AlgR family response regulator transcription factor — MKVVIIDDEPKARKLLNILIEENCQKVTTVFTAEDLLSGVQIIKAEQPQIVFLDIEMPEHSGLEIFDFLEETHRNFEIIFTTAYSEYAIKAFELSAVDYLLKPLRLDKLSDAIDKAIINIGKSHINIKLDELQKSLKSSNFKKIALPVADGIKFVNFDDIILLKADGMYTKVHVQDASELLISKPLKHFEELLDTIPMFYRPHRSYLINLKYIKEYYKKDGGYIIMDNDETVSVSKDKKEEFLTIVQNIG; from the coding sequence ATGAAAGTAGTAATTATAGACGACGAACCTAAAGCAAGAAAATTGCTTAATATACTAATAGAGGAGAATTGCCAAAAAGTGACTACTGTTTTTACCGCTGAAGATTTGTTAAGTGGAGTCCAAATTATAAAAGCTGAACAACCACAAATTGTATTTTTAGATATTGAAATGCCAGAGCATTCGGGTTTAGAAATTTTTGATTTTTTGGAGGAAACACATCGTAATTTCGAAATTATATTTACAACGGCTTATAGCGAATACGCTATTAAGGCTTTTGAACTTTCGGCTGTAGATTATTTATTAAAACCACTGCGATTAGATAAGCTTAGTGATGCAATTGATAAAGCGATTATTAACATAGGGAAATCTCATATTAACATCAAATTAGATGAGCTTCAGAAAAGTTTAAAATCGTCTAATTTTAAAAAAATAGCACTTCCAGTTGCAGATGGTATCAAGTTTGTGAATTTTGATGATATCATCCTGTTAAAGGCAGATGGTATGTACACCAAAGTTCATGTGCAAGATGCTTCAGAGCTGTTAATCAGTAAGCCATTAAAACATTTTGAAGAATTATTAGATACTATTCCTATGTTTTACAGACCACATCGTTCGTACTTAATCAACTTAAAGTATATTAAAGAATATTATAAAAAAGATGGCGGTTATATTATCATGGATAACGATGAAACGGTTTCTGTCTCAAAAGATAAAAAGGAAGAGTTTTTAACTATAGTTCAAAATATAGGATAG
- a CDS encoding T9SS type A sorting domain-containing protein, whose product MKTNLLLLLMLISTLSYAQTRIASGSGDARGVTVVDDYVYTTSNANLLRANKNQVGTNNFETVATGFTSNGISYNGYNLWSLNQNIYVPGYGIRSAYVEGTIPTSSYEALNTSGTVSTVYIYNDELYFTSTNPNNNSLHELRKATGVNSSVFVASLPVSHQYIADVTNEGSIMYFTYTGTGSSNGAIYKIDLAAAAPMAQLVKSGLPKPWGIHFVNDYLYFISSASTGYIRKIHKSGTGVVSYIGQSINNPRGIDIDGEDIYIAVVGTLPGIYKYTDTNLAPCTVNIPDANFKSYLVGNTAINTNGDAEIQCSEAIAFTGLISCSGQSISDLTGIEAFVNLTALHANDNQLTSIDLSNNTVLETLFASLNNLTTLDVSSNTILEQLSLFSNSLTSLDVSTNSALTFLVVGQNDLTSLNVANGNNSNFSNFEADGNPNLTCIQVDNVAYSDSNWTNIDTQTGFSTNCSLSVNDFNLNSISLHPNPTSSILNIEMTKNIKQATVYSLLGKEVLKIRNKQIDVSRLSNGVFLIKIEDENGNVSTKRFVKQ is encoded by the coding sequence ATGAAAACAAATTTACTTTTATTATTGATGTTAATTTCAACATTAAGTTATGCGCAAACAAGAATTGCATCAGGTAGCGGAGACGCAAGAGGTGTCACAGTAGTAGATGATTATGTCTATACCACGAGTAATGCTAATCTATTAAGAGCTAATAAAAATCAAGTTGGGACAAATAATTTCGAAACTGTGGCTACAGGGTTCACTAGTAATGGTATAAGTTATAATGGCTATAATCTTTGGAGTCTAAACCAGAATATTTATGTGCCAGGTTATGGTATTAGATCGGCTTATGTTGAAGGTACAATACCAACAAGCTCTTATGAAGCATTAAATACCTCAGGAACTGTGTCTACAGTTTACATTTATAATGATGAATTATATTTTACATCTACAAATCCTAATAATAATTCGCTACACGAATTACGTAAAGCTACAGGTGTTAACTCGAGTGTATTTGTTGCTTCCTTGCCAGTAAGTCATCAATATATAGCAGATGTTACTAATGAAGGGTCAATTATGTATTTTACATATACTGGTACAGGCAGCAGTAATGGAGCTATTTATAAAATAGACTTAGCAGCAGCGGCACCAATGGCTCAATTGGTGAAAAGTGGTTTGCCAAAACCATGGGGAATTCATTTTGTAAATGATTATCTGTATTTTATTAGCAGTGCAAGTACAGGATATATTCGTAAAATTCATAAATCGGGTACAGGAGTAGTTTCGTACATAGGTCAATCGATCAATAATCCAAGAGGTATAGATATTGATGGTGAAGATATTTATATCGCTGTGGTTGGAACACTACCAGGTATTTATAAATATACAGACACCAATTTGGCACCTTGTACTGTAAACATCCCAGATGCCAACTTTAAATCTTATTTAGTTGGAAACACTGCTATAAACACCAATGGTGATGCAGAAATACAATGTAGTGAAGCAATTGCCTTTACAGGATTAATTTCTTGTTCAGGTCAATCTATTTCAGATTTAACAGGGATTGAGGCTTTTGTAAATCTTACGGCCTTACATGCAAATGATAATCAACTTACATCTATAGATCTTTCTAATAATACCGTATTAGAAACATTGTTTGCTAGTTTAAATAATTTAACAACTTTAGATGTTTCTTCAAATACAATTTTAGAGCAATTAAGCCTTTTTTCTAATAGTTTAACAAGTTTAGATGTGAGCACTAATTCAGCTTTAACTTTTTTAGTTGTTGGTCAAAATGATTTAACAAGTTTAAATGTTGCAAATGGAAATAATAGTAATTTTTCTAATTTTGAAGCAGATGGAAATCCAAATCTTACTTGTATTCAGGTAGATAATGTCGCTTACAGTGATTCTAATTGGACAAACATTGACACGCAAACAGGTTTTAGCACTAATTGCTCACTAAGCGTAAATGATTTTAATCTAAATTCAATCTCATTACACCCAAACCCAACAAGTTCAATTTTAAACATTGAAATGACTAAAAACATCAAACAAGCAACTGTCTATTCTCTCTTAGGTAAAGAAGTATTAAAAATTCGAAATAAACAGATCGATGTTTCTCGTTTATCAAACGGTGTATTTTTAATTAAAATTGAAGATGAAAACGGAAATGTTTCAACCAAACGTTTTGTCAAACAATAA
- a CDS encoding LamG-like jellyroll fold domain-containing protein, with protein sequence MKKITFFNEHIINKCLVSKTKLFYLLLLICSFSFAQFPTTNLIAQYGFDNGSLVDGANGANFSQHGSASLFVNDRFGTANGALQLNGDDFQRVNLDHDSSYDDISLSFWIKTATNDNNERTIIYDLGGTFNKGYHIYLKDGEINHYSRFNVGSNYIVYNITSMDISDDQWHHIAITTHMLISKIYVDGQLVDSTGNPSASSYSNRGFDSNGIVGLARNRSSYPTATSSYRDVIDDILIYDREISAAEITSIGDYNFCVGITNQLFTSNITATNIDVNVPGTQTVDIAYHEVSQPFSSATVVSSVSGGASTTITGTSPETYKVYVRKDCGNGSYSSWSAPLIFKNTGIPTYVNYNATGNNDGSSWSDAYINLNTALDLANSGDHIWVASGNYKPHAFDRSVYFTVNKENLKIIGGFNGTETQESDADHVLNTTILSGDLQDNDVNTTDFISSYSNTTRNADNSYHVINITEYGNNLLLEGITVSDAHNNLDAFESGGAIVKDSGVTKLTLKNCIIKDNVSRNGNAGLLAEYDLNGTGILGELNIENCIFSNNMARWATAIYSFVRDDTDANINITNSLFDGNIAGNLNSTTAQGYAGSSAWLRNLSISSSSTLNIDIINSTFVSNSDTGTEQNLNNFSRSTLAISRSNGNAGAVNTTVANSIFWGNTATGGLTARSITDLYEQPPTSVNVLNSIDEANFNDAVITNTSNTTNSNPLFTDAANGDFTLTSGSPAVDTGDNSFVFESTDLLGNQRVFNTTVDMGVYEFGAPFLSTNDFQLNENEIKLYPNPTNSILNIEMTQNIKQASVYSILGKEVIRTENKQIDVSRLPNGVFLIKIEDVNGNVSTKRFIKE encoded by the coding sequence ATGAAAAAAATTACATTTTTTAACGAACACATAATCAATAAATGTCTCGTGAGTAAAACAAAATTATTTTATTTATTACTACTTATATGTAGTTTTTCTTTCGCCCAATTTCCTACTACTAATTTAATAGCTCAGTATGGATTTGATAATGGGTCTTTAGTAGATGGTGCTAATGGCGCTAATTTTTCTCAACATGGATCAGCTTCACTATTTGTTAATGATAGATTTGGTACAGCTAATGGAGCTTTACAGTTAAATGGAGATGATTTTCAACGAGTAAACTTAGATCACGACTCTTCTTATGATGATATTTCTTTGTCATTTTGGATTAAGACGGCAACCAATGATAATAATGAAAGAACAATAATTTATGACCTTGGAGGAACTTTTAACAAAGGTTACCATATTTATTTAAAAGATGGAGAGATAAACCACTATTCAAGATTTAATGTGGGTTCTAACTATATTGTTTATAATATAACATCTATGGATATTAGTGATGATCAATGGCATCATATTGCTATTACAACACATATGTTAATTTCAAAAATTTATGTTGACGGACAATTAGTGGATTCGACTGGGAATCCAAGTGCCTCAAGTTATAGTAATAGAGGATTTGATAGTAACGGTATTGTTGGTTTAGCAAGAAATAGATCTTCATACCCGACGGCTACAAGCAGTTATAGAGACGTTATTGATGATATATTAATTTATGATAGAGAGATATCAGCTGCAGAAATAACATCTATTGGTGACTATAATTTTTGTGTTGGAATTACTAATCAGTTATTTACTTCTAATATTACAGCTACAAATATAGATGTAAATGTACCAGGTACACAAACTGTGGATATTGCGTATCATGAAGTTTCTCAACCTTTTTCTTCTGCTACAGTTGTTTCAAGTGTTTCAGGAGGAGCAAGTACAACTATTACTGGAACATCGCCAGAAACTTATAAAGTTTATGTTAGAAAAGATTGTGGAAATGGTAGTTATTCATCATGGTCTGCACCCCTTATTTTTAAGAATACAGGAATACCAACTTATGTTAACTATAATGCAACAGGAAATAATGATGGTAGTAGCTGGTCTGATGCATATATTAATTTAAATACAGCGTTAGATTTGGCAAACTCTGGTGATCATATTTGGGTTGCGTCAGGTAATTATAAACCACATGCTTTTGATAGAAGCGTTTATTTTACAGTAAACAAAGAAAATTTAAAAATTATCGGAGGGTTTAATGGAACAGAAACTCAGGAATCTGATGCAGATCATGTTTTAAATACGACTATTTTATCAGGAGATTTACAAGATAATGATGTAAATACAACCGATTTTATTTCTAGCTATTCAAACACAACTCGAAATGCAGATAATAGTTACCATGTTATAAATATTACGGAATACGGAAATAATTTATTATTAGAAGGTATAACAGTAAGTGATGCACATAATAATTTAGATGCTTTTGAGAGTGGTGGTGCAATTGTAAAAGATTCTGGGGTTACTAAGCTAACCCTTAAAAATTGTATTATAAAAGATAATGTTTCAAGAAACGGCAATGCAGGTTTATTAGCTGAATATGATCTTAATGGAACAGGGATATTAGGTGAGTTGAATATTGAAAACTGTATATTCTCTAATAATATGGCTCGATGGGCAACAGCTATATATAGCTTTGTTCGTGACGATACTGATGCAAATATAAATATTACCAATAGTTTATTTGATGGTAATATTGCAGGAAATTTGAATAGTACAACTGCACAAGGCTATGCTGGTAGTTCGGCATGGCTTAGGAATTTAAGTATTAGTAGCAGTTCTACTTTAAATATAGACATCATTAATTCTACATTCGTTAGTAATAGCGATACAGGTACAGAGCAAAATTTAAATAACTTTAGTAGATCAACGTTAGCTATAAGTAGAAGTAACGGAAATGCAGGGGCAGTAAATACAACAGTAGCTAATTCTATTTTTTGGGGTAATACAGCTACTGGTGGTTTAACTGCACGTTCTATAACAGATTTATATGAACAGCCACCTACATCTGTAAATGTTTTAAATTCTATAGATGAAGCCAATTTTAACGATGCTGTAATTACAAATACAAGTAATACAACTAACTCTAATCCTCTATTTACGGATGCTGCAAATGGGGACTTTACATTAACTTCTGGTTCGCCTGCGGTTGATACAGGAGACAACAGTTTTGTTTTTGAATCCACAGATTTATTAGGAAACCAACGTGTTTTTAATACAACTGTAGATATGGGAGTTTATGAGTTTGGAGCACCATTTTTAAGTACAAATGATTTTCAACTAAATGAAAACGAAATCAAACTATATCCAAATCCAACAAATTCAATATTAAACATAGAAATGACTCAAAACATCAAACAAGCAAGCGTCTATTCTATTTTAGGTAAAGAAGTGATTAGAACTGAAAATAAACAGATTGATGTTTCTCGTTTACCAAACGGAGTATTCTTAATTAAAATAGAAGATGTAAACGGAAACGTTTCAACCAAACGTTTCATCAAGGAATAA
- a CDS encoding leucine-rich repeat domain-containing protein, producing MKIFKPVTLLFAILLLTACNSDDDATPNYVLESDRDALIEIYNANTNNTLTWDITSTDVSTWDGVTVEDSRVAVLSIGNSNIDDLPTTALQKLTALRSLVANNNSFLTINVSHNINLKNLQLFDNNLTAIDVSNNTLLEQLLLEGNNLENLDVSMLVNLTDLKGGSNSFSNSVNIANGNNANMWRMELGSSTLSCVQVDAGATDGFTGWSISSNASYSTHCL from the coding sequence ATGAAAATATTTAAACCCGTAACATTGCTCTTCGCTATTTTATTATTAACGGCTTGTAACAGTGATGATGATGCTACACCAAATTACGTCTTAGAAAGTGATCGTGATGCACTAATTGAAATTTATAATGCTAATACAAACAATACCTTAACTTGGGATATTACATCAACGGATGTTTCAACTTGGGATGGTGTTACAGTTGAAGATAGTAGAGTTGCAGTTTTAAGCATAGGAAACTCTAATATTGACGATTTACCTACAACGGCCTTGCAAAAACTAACGGCATTACGATCTTTAGTAGCAAATAATAATAGTTTTTTAACCATTAATGTTAGTCATAATATTAATCTTAAAAACTTGCAATTATTCGATAATAATCTAACCGCGATTGATGTTTCTAATAATACACTATTAGAACAATTATTGTTAGAAGGTAATAATTTAGAAAATTTAGATGTAAGCATGTTGGTAAACTTAACCGATTTAAAAGGCGGTAGCAATAGTTTTTCAAATTCGGTAAACATAGCAAACGGAAACAATGCTAATATGTGGAGAATGGAATTGGGGTCAAGCACTTTAAGTTGTGTACAGGTGGATGCCGGAGCTACAGATGGTTTTACTGGTTGGTCTATTTCTAGTAATGCAAGTTATAGCACACATTGCTTGTAA